A genomic stretch from Lathyrus oleraceus cultivar Zhongwan6 chromosome 2, CAAS_Psat_ZW6_1.0, whole genome shotgun sequence includes:
- the LOC127119277 gene encoding uncharacterized protein LOC127119277 has product MCFLCHNQNLETHNFVFVDGRRRRRQDQCEQIQTDSSIETKNRKFSNMDFSFCLTSPIIYNLVHFLVVFSLLCPVFSSSKIDNNPVVNNTFKPNEELHKLNIISNRLQQINKPSIKTIQSPDGDIIECVISHIQPAFDHPLLKGKRPLNPPERPKSHNKMDEMSENFQLWRSSGESCPEGTIPIRRTSEQDMLRANSINTFGKKLRKRVRRDTNSNGHEHAVGYVTGNQYYGAKASINVWAPRVANQYEFSLSQMWVISGSFGDDLNTIEAGWQVSPELYGDSYPRFFTYWTSDAYQATGCYNLLCSGFVQTNNKIAIGAAISPTSAYTGGQFDISLLIWKDPKHGNWWLEFGSGILVGYWPSFLFTHLRDHASMVQFGGEIVNSNQGSHTSTQMGSGHFAREGFGKASYFRNLQVVDWDNNLIPLSNLRVLADHPNCYDIQGGINNVWGNYFYYGGPGRNVKCP; this is encoded by the exons ATGTGTTTCCTTTGCCACAATCAAAATCTAGAAACACACAATTTTGTCTTTGTGgatggaagaagaagaagaagacaagATCAATGCGAACAAATTCAAACGGATTCTTCAATAGAAACAAAGAACAGAAAATTCTCAAACATGGATTTTAGCTTTTGTTTGACTTCTCCAATCATTTACAACCTTGTACATTTTCTTGTtgttttttctttgctttgtCCTGTTTTTTCTTCCTCAAAAATTGACAACAACCCTGTTGTTAATAACACTTTTAAACCAAATGAAGAGTTGCATAAATTGAACATCATAAGTAATCGTCTTCAACAGATCAATAAACCTTCCATTAAAACAATTCAG AGCCCTGATGGTGATATCATAGAATGCGTTATCTCTCATATTCAACCCGCTTTTGATCATCCTCTATTAAAAGGAAAAAGACCATTG AATCCACCGGAAAGGCCTAAATCTCATAACAAAATGGATGAGATGAGTGAGAATTTTCAGTTATGGAGATCATCCGGAGAATCTTGTCCGGAAGGAACAATTCCGATTCGAAGAACATCGGAACAAGACATGTTAAGAGCTAATTCTATTAACACATTTGGAAAAAAATTAAGAAAACGTGTTAGAAGGGACACAAACAGCAATGGACATGAG CATGCAGTTGGGTATGTGACTGGAAATCAATACTATGGAGCAAAAGCAAGCATAAATGTGTGGGCCCCACGAGTTGCAAATCAATATGAATTCAGTTTATCCCAAATGTGGGTAATTTCTGGTTCATTTGGGGATGATTTAAACACCATTGAAGCTGGTTGGCAG GTCAGCCCTGAGCTCTATGGGGACAGTTACCCTAGATTCTTTACTTATTGGACA AGCGATGCATATCAAGCGACTGGATGCTATAATTTACTTTGTTCGGGTTTTGTTCAAACTAACAATAAAATAGCAATCGGGGCTGCAATATCTCCGACTTCGGCGTATACGGGAGGACAATTTGATATTAGTTTGCTTATTTGGAAg GATCCAAAGCATGGAAATTGGTGGCTCGAGTTCGGATCGGGGATTCTGGTTGGGTACTGGCCATCGTTTTTATTTACGCATTTAAGAGATCATGCGAGTATGGTACAATTTGGCGGGGAAATTGTGAATTCGAATCAAGGGTCACACACTTCAACTCAAATGGGAAGTGGACATTTTGCTAGAGAAGGTTTTGGAAAAGCATCATATTTTAGGAATTTGCAAGTTGTGGATTGGGATAATAATTTGATACCATTGTCAAATCTTAGGGTTCTAGCAGATCATCCAAATTGCTATGATATACAAGGAGGAATTAATAATGTTTGGGGGAATTACTTTTATTATGGTGGTCCTGGAAGAAATGTGAAATGTCCCTAA